The sequence GAATCAAATCGTAATCGGGATTGTCCAGGTCGTGCATGTAGGCGTATAACTTTGCTGTCGCCTCGGTCATGTCGCCTGTTTCGGACAAATTAACCATGGCGGGAATCGGGCCTGCCTGTTTTCCGAATGCGATGCGTACGGTATGGGGCGGCAGTTTGTGGCCTGCGGGCACTTCTCCGAAATACAGCGGCACCTGCGGGCGGTAATGCGTGTCACACTGGCCCGGCGCCTGCATCGCTTGCCCGGGCTTCGATGTGGATTCCTTGACGGCGACATCGCCGATGACTTTCGCGAACATCTCGGGCGTGATGGCACCCGGGCGGAGTACCGTCGGCTTTTCGCCTGCAAGCGAGATGATGGAACTTTCGACCCCGACGGCACAGGCGCCGCCATCGACGATTCCTGCGATGCGGTCGGCGAGTTGCGCCGCCACGTGCTCTGCGGTAGTGGGGCTCACGTGCTTGAACAGGTTCGCGCTCGGGGCGGCAAGCGGGAGTCCGGATTCCTTGATAATCGCCTGAGCTACGGGGTGGCTCGGGAACCTCACTGCGACGGAGGGCAGCCCGCTCGTGCAGAGGTCGGGAATGCAGTCCTTTTTCGGGAGGATCATCGTCATGGGACCGGGCCAGTAGGCTTCGGCGAGT comes from Fibrobacter sp. and encodes:
- a CDS encoding L-threonylcarbamoyladenylate synthase — protein: MKFPPWTSISEAARLLKEGEVVAIPTETVYGLAGNAYEPTALAKIFAAKERPTFDPLIVHIADISELENIAKDIPDAAYKLAEAYWPGPMTMILPKKDCIPDLCTSGLPSVAVRFPSHPVAQAIIKESGLPLAAPSANLFKHVSPTTAEHVAAQLADRIAGIVDGGACAVGVESSIISLAGEKPTVLRPGAITPEMFAKVIGDVAVKESTSKPGQAMQAPGQCDTHYRPQVPLYFGEVPAGHKLPPHTVRIAFGKQAGPIPAMVNLSETGDMTEATAKLYAYMHDLDNPDYDLILVDPIPNTGVGMALNDRLKRASIKTLP